GACTATGCCGCGCACCTGACGCGGATGAGTGAGGCGCATGAAGTGCTTGATGCCGTAGCGATGCGTGATTTGACAGGGTCGGATTACTATCAAAGTGGGCTTTACACGCCGGGAACAGCGATGCTGCAGCCTGTGCTTTTTGTGCGTGGAGTTGCCAGCGCACTGGCCAGCAACCGCATTCAGATCTTTGAAAACACTCCGGTTGTCGCCTTGGAGCGGCAAGGCGATTGGGTCGCAAAAACCCCCAAAGGCCATATCACCGCGCCCAAGGTCATCCTGGCGGTCAACGGCCATGCCAACAGCTTTGGCCATTTCAAGGGGCGGCTTTTGCATGTGTTCCTCTACGGCTCCATGACCCGCGCTCTGACGGAGGCGGAGAGCACGCGATTGGGCGGGGCGGCGCAGTGGGGTCTTACACCAGCCGACCCGATGGGCAGCACGGTGCGCAAGATCAATGGGACAGGTGGCACGCGGATCATCATGCGCAACCGGGTGACCTATGATCCCAGCCTTAAGGTGTCAGAGGCCCGCGTGGCCGCGATGGGCCGCACGCATGACCGGTCCTTCGCCGCGCGCTTTCCTATGCTTGAGGGCGTCGAGATGGAACACCGCTGGGGCGGGCGTCTCTGCCTGAGTTGGAACGGGGCGCCCGCCTTGGGGGAAGTGGAGAAGGGGCTTTATGCCGCCTGCTGCCAGAATGGGCTGGGCCTAGCCCGGGGGACGCTGCACGGGATGGCGATGGCGGAGATGGCCTCGGGCGTTGAGAGTGAGACTGTGAAGGAAGTGATGGGGCAGGGGGAACCCTCTCGCCTGCCGCCCTTGCCGTTTACCTATCTCGGAGCGACCGCGACGATGAAATGGGGCGAGTGGAAGGCCGGGCGGGAGTTGTGAAGGGGGAGGTGGGATGAAATCCCACCCTACATTTGTGCTAGGGCGGGGTTTCACCCCGCTAATATGCCGAAAAAGTCAGGGTGAACCCGGCCTACCGCTGTTCCTCTCACCCAAGGCGCGGGTTGGGATCCAAAATGCAAAAGCTTAAACCCTAACAAGGGCTTAAAGCGTTTCGCGCGCGAAACATTTCAACGCCGTAGGGTGGGATTTCATCCCACCATCCTTACCCTCATCCCCGCGCTAAATCCGTCAAAATCGGACAATCCGGCCGCGCATCCCCCGCGCAGCTTTGAACCAATGTGCGCAATGTGTCCCGCATCGCCTCCAGTTGTGCAATCTTCTCACCAATTTGGCTGAGATGCTCCTCGGCCACCGCTTTTACATCCGCACTGGCGCGGCTGTCGTCTTCATAGAGCGCCAGCAGGGTGCGGCAGTCCTCGATGGAAAATCCCAGAGCGCGGGCGCGGCCCAGAAAGGCCAGCTTGTGGATATCGGTCTCCTGAAACACCCGGTAGCCATTGGCGCTGCGGCCCGGGCGGACGAGGCCGATATCCTCGTAATAGCGGATTGTCTTGGCAGGCAGACCGGTTTGTGCGGAGACGTCCTTGATGTTCATGGCGTGCCTCCAATCTCAACCGGGCGCACATTCCGCAGGCGCAGCGCGTTGCTGACCACGAACACCGAACTGAGCGCCATAGCCCCTGCGGCCAGCATCGGCGACAAAAGCTGCCCTGTTAGCGGATAGAGCACACCTGCGGCCACCGGGATCAAAGCGGCATTGTAAGCAAACGCCCAAAAGAGGTTTTGCCGGATGTTGCCCAGTGTCTTGCGTGAGAGCCGCAGCGCGTTGAGCACGCCCATCGGATCGCCGGACATCAGCACGGTGTCGGCGGCTTCAATGGCCACATCGGTGCCGGTGCCCATGGCGATGCCGATATCGGCCTCGGCCAGTGCAGGCGCGTCGTTGATCCCGTCGCCGACAAAGGCCACCTTGCCGTGGCGTGTCCTAAGGGCTTGCAGCGCCTTGAGCTTGTCTTCGGGCAACACCTCCGCCTCGACATGGTCGATGCCCAGTTGTTTCGCTATGGCCGCCCCGGTGGCGCGGCTGTCGCCGGTGATCAATGCGGTCGTGATGCCCGCGGCATGTAGTGCGTCTATCGCAGCTTTGGCATTGGTTTTGAGCGGATCCGAGACACCGATGAGGGTGGCGAGTTGTCCATCAATGGCGGCGAAGACGGGGGTTTCACCACGCGCGCCGAGTGTTCTCAGATCGCCCTCCAAAGCGTCGGTTGAAATCCCTTCGCGCTGCATTAAACGCGCGGCT
This DNA window, taken from Roseovarius sp. S88, encodes the following:
- the cueR gene encoding Cu(I)-responsive transcriptional regulator; translated protein: MNIKDVSAQTGLPAKTIRYYEDIGLVRPGRSANGYRVFQETDIHKLAFLGRARALGFSIEDCRTLLALYEDDSRASADVKAVAEEHLSQIGEKIAQLEAMRDTLRTLVQSCAGDARPDCPILTDLARG
- a CDS encoding NAD(P)/FAD-dependent oxidoreductase; its protein translation is MKITQMPCDPGVTGWNAILPGAAPAQMLEAETTADWLVIGGGFAGLSAVRRLSQLHPDARIVLLEAKRIGEGPAGRNSGFMIDLPHDLASEDYGGALERDIAQTRMNRRAIGFAAEMAAEYGLSAEAFTQSGKTNAAASAKGHQHNLDYAAHLTRMSEAHEVLDAVAMRDLTGSDYYQSGLYTPGTAMLQPVLFVRGVASALASNRIQIFENTPVVALERQGDWVAKTPKGHITAPKVILAVNGHANSFGHFKGRLLHVFLYGSMTRALTEAESTRLGGAAQWGLTPADPMGSTVRKINGTGGTRIIMRNRVTYDPSLKVSEARVAAMGRTHDRSFAARFPMLEGVEMEHRWGGRLCLSWNGAPALGEVEKGLYAACCQNGLGLARGTLHGMAMAEMASGVESETVKEVMGQGEPSRLPPLPFTYLGATATMKWGEWKAGREL